TGAAGTCTATCAGACTACTAGTGATCAGCTGGGAAAACTAATTGATGATTTGAAAACTGAAGCAGAAGCCTAATTTTCGGAGACATGATTGTTTGCCAACAGCAGGTTTCCCTGGCCTGGACGTATTAGTCAGTTTGGTGATGAAGCCTGTATCCACCAACTCTAAGAATAGACTTATTCATAAAAATCCCTTGTAGTTTATCTACAAGGGAAGAATCGGTAGGACGACAATTTTGGTGTGAAGTACCTACTTCAATAAGGCCAGAGGGTCGTGCCTCAAGTAATTGTGGGTTGAGTATACTAGAGGCTCAGCTCAGCTTCTAACCTACCCATGCAATGCCCACTATGCGGTCATTCCAAAGCACACAAGCATGGCAAGATGCCCAACATGCTTCAACGATACCGTTGTCCTGAGTGCCAGCAGACCTTTACTGAACGCTTTGATACCCTTTACTATCGTCGTCAGGTGAGTCCAGAGCAGGTCCGACAAGTTCTCCAAGCCCATGCAGAAGGGAGTAGTCTTCGAGGTATCACTCGGACCAGTGGCCTGGCTTACAACACTGTAGTCTCTCTAGTAAGAGCTGCTAGCCAACGATCTCAGCAACTCCATAATGGCCAAGTGCAAGCCGTTGAAACGGAGGATGTCAGTGCAGATGAAATGTGGTCCTTTGTGAAAAAAAGCAAAAACACTGTCTTCCCCATGAGCTAGAGATGGGTGATTGTTGGATGGCGATTACCTTGGCAAACACAAGCGGCGTGATCCTCTCGTGTCGTGTGGGCAAGCACACCGATTCATTATTGAATGAACTGGTGACTAGCACTGAAGGTAAGACCGATTGCAAGGACTGGAATAGCGACGATTGGGGGGGGTACGAAAGAGTGTTGCCTTGGGAGATTGACCATTACATTGGCAAGGACAGAACTCAACGACTCGAACGCACCAATGGCATTATTCGACAGCACAGTGGTCGATGGCATCGACGCCAGAACAAATTTGGCAAAGTGTGGGCGCAAACCAAAGTCACTGCTCGATTAGTGGTCAGCTATTTCAATTGGATTTGGACACACAGTCGGCTTAAAACAACGGCGGCACAACGTGCTGATCTAGCCTCGCGAGCTTGGCATTGGGATGACATACTCACCTACCCCACAATTGTTTGATGCACGACCGGCCAGAGTTTGTTCAATGGGTAGTACCTGGCCAAGCAAGTAAATTTAGATCTGCACAGTATTGCCATTTAGGCCTTGAAACTCAAAGAAACCTAGTT
The Acaryochloris marina S15 genome window above contains:
- a CDS encoding IS1 family transposase (programmed frameshift), producing the protein MQCPLCGHSKAHKHGKMPNMLQRYRCPECQQTFTERFDTLYYRRQVSPEQVRQVLQAHAEGSSLRGITRTSGLAYNTVVSLVRAASQRSQQLHNGQVQAVETEDVSADEMWSFVKKQKHCLPHELEMGDCWMAITLANTSGVILSCRVGKHTDSLLNELVTSTEGKTDCKDWNSDDWGGYERVLPWEIDHYIGKDRTQRLERTNGIIRQHSGRWHRRQNKFGKVWAQTKVTARLVVSYFNWIWTHSRLKTTAAQRADLASRAWHWDDILTYPTIV